One segment of Rhodopirellula baltica SH 1 DNA contains the following:
- a CDS encoding sensor histidine kinase, translating to MTPNGDFASDQAPERLGAEPDDLQRMRAFEAERQTIVGELHDDLLPYLFAAAGSLASLQRQHPELESKLVQPAQWIDQAREIARRIMSGAALPSDFSSGPLVAAKEFLESVVLKSNDAKLSVQWVNLDASADFDWQETQTIAVYRIVCEAVRNVVRHAGATELVVSWQTNENGWTVSIHDNGVGLDWQTVAKSSHGITLMRERAAAAGLRLQIGAGQTEGTEVTVGQVTMASQPE from the coding sequence ATGACGCCCAACGGCGATTTCGCGTCTGACCAGGCTCCGGAACGACTCGGAGCAGAACCCGATGATTTGCAACGAATGAGGGCGTTCGAGGCTGAACGCCAGACAATCGTTGGTGAATTGCACGACGATTTGTTGCCGTACTTGTTTGCCGCTGCAGGTTCGCTCGCGTCGCTTCAGCGGCAACATCCAGAGCTGGAATCAAAGCTTGTTCAGCCGGCTCAGTGGATCGACCAAGCTCGCGAAATCGCTCGTCGGATCATGAGCGGAGCCGCATTGCCGAGCGATTTTTCATCAGGCCCGTTGGTCGCCGCGAAAGAGTTTCTCGAATCGGTGGTGCTAAAATCCAACGATGCCAAGTTGTCGGTCCAGTGGGTGAACCTGGACGCCAGTGCCGATTTTGATTGGCAAGAGACACAAACAATCGCGGTCTACCGGATTGTTTGTGAGGCGGTTCGCAACGTCGTACGACACGCGGGTGCAACCGAGTTGGTCGTGAGTTGGCAAACGAACGAGAACGGTTGGACCGTTTCCATCCATGACAACGGTGTTGGATTGGATTGGCAAACTGTTGCCAAATCATCGCACGGCATCACGCTGATGCGCGAACGTGCGGCTGCTGCGGGATTGCGTTTGCAAATCGGTGCCGGTCAGACGGAGGGTACCGAGGTGACGGTGGGGCAAGTGACCATGGCGTCCCAACCTGAGTGA
- a CDS encoding peptidase MA family metallohydrolase codes for MEAKNIRQFVSARLDVQRWLSTVVACFAVLACLADQADAANYRTRNFIVQAPNDQLAKAVGDAAEKYRDDLASYWTGRPLPPWPTPCPVRVVAGNLPAQGVTTYNPAPVRDFQMEVVGTPERILDSVLPHEVTHTVLATHFGRPLPRWADEGICTTVEHDSEKAKHEAKLREFLSTRRGIAMNQLFLLTEYPSDVLPMYAQGYSVCRFLIEQQGPETFIDFLGEYMQRGSWTNNVQKHYGYDSLAELQEYWLAWVEAGSGPVAQFAKRTPRGSQPGSTGDIALASATGPTNSANHSQVAPATALAAVGTMQRDSARSSSGWNATGQVAATGPAPAASNGSSSWYVRQLNREEDRSNVEPIPAGDRTPIARVNPDRLNEDASKSRWMPPSVKSSGRYSVSTPQGESSGSFGGNRWR; via the coding sequence ATGGAAGCCAAAAACATCCGCCAATTCGTATCTGCACGTCTCGATGTTCAGAGATGGCTGAGCACCGTTGTGGCCTGTTTTGCGGTCTTGGCGTGCTTGGCCGACCAAGCCGACGCGGCAAACTATCGAACCCGCAACTTCATCGTCCAAGCTCCCAACGACCAGCTAGCAAAAGCCGTCGGGGATGCCGCAGAAAAGTATCGCGACGATCTGGCGAGCTATTGGACTGGCCGGCCTTTGCCTCCTTGGCCGACGCCCTGCCCCGTTCGCGTTGTCGCTGGCAATTTGCCTGCTCAAGGTGTGACCACTTACAACCCCGCTCCCGTTCGTGATTTCCAAATGGAAGTCGTCGGAACTCCCGAGCGAATTCTCGACAGCGTGTTGCCTCACGAAGTCACCCACACGGTTTTGGCGACGCACTTTGGTCGTCCTTTGCCACGTTGGGCGGATGAGGGCATCTGCACCACGGTCGAACACGATTCGGAAAAAGCCAAACACGAAGCCAAGCTGCGTGAGTTCCTATCAACGCGTCGCGGCATCGCGATGAATCAGTTGTTCTTGTTGACCGAGTACCCATCGGATGTGTTGCCGATGTACGCCCAAGGTTACTCGGTGTGCCGATTTTTGATCGAGCAACAGGGCCCTGAAACGTTCATCGATTTCTTGGGCGAATACATGCAACGCGGATCGTGGACCAACAACGTTCAGAAACACTACGGCTATGACTCGTTGGCTGAACTGCAAGAGTATTGGTTGGCATGGGTCGAAGCTGGCAGCGGTCCGGTCGCTCAATTTGCCAAACGCACGCCTCGCGGCAGCCAGCCTGGTTCCACCGGCGACATCGCATTGGCAAGTGCCACCGGACCGACGAACTCGGCAAACCATTCGCAAGTTGCACCTGCGACCGCACTTGCAGCAGTCGGCACGATGCAGCGTGACTCAGCTCGTTCGTCGTCTGGTTGGAATGCGACCGGACAAGTTGCAGCGACTGGTCCAGCACCGGCGGCAAGCAATGGTTCGTCATCATGGTATGTCCGCCAACTCAATCGCGAAGAAGATCGTTCAAATGTCGAACCGATTCCCGCCGGTGATCGCACCCCGATCGCACGAGTCAATCCAGATCGTTTGAACGAGGATGCATCGAAGTCTCGTTGGATGCCGCCTTCGGTTAAATCCAGCGGTCGTTACTCGGTGTCGACTCCGCAAGGCGAAAGCAGTGGATCGTTTGGTGGAAACCGTTGGCGTTGA
- a CDS encoding antibiotic resistance protein VanZ — protein MVHAPLFAGLTMLTLVLLQIMRPQPFGSSVWIKRLLFIAATLFVAGILVELLQGTIGRSASVHDAIANGLGILAASAWFVASGMSSSVGRRSLQLLGAIFIGLTWWGPLEIIRDCLKVESDFPRIASFETPVEITRWHFNRGRRGRTTSNVTDGEFALRWSPKDAPHPAMTLLEVASDWSDVETLELDIVLITKVTATDADQQVASDPVASGPVASGPVGDDPAPSDPIAADPATSSPAAPDRTWEVIVKVIDEGHEDYHDDVAKHYVTLRSGEPQHVIFPRQSMIDGPKHRQLDMTRIKMVSLLISEPGPGVELNVDHLHATLKPSGDQPTP, from the coding sequence ATGGTTCACGCCCCACTTTTCGCGGGCCTGACCATGCTGACGCTGGTCCTTCTGCAAATCATGCGTCCGCAACCGTTTGGTTCATCCGTATGGATCAAGAGGTTGCTTTTCATTGCCGCAACTTTGTTTGTCGCGGGAATCTTGGTCGAGCTACTGCAAGGCACGATCGGTCGGTCCGCCTCGGTTCACGATGCCATCGCCAATGGTCTTGGGATCCTGGCGGCTTCGGCTTGGTTCGTGGCCAGTGGAATGTCATCCTCCGTTGGAAGACGGTCGCTGCAACTGTTGGGTGCCATCTTCATCGGGCTGACATGGTGGGGCCCGCTCGAAATCATTCGCGACTGTTTGAAAGTCGAATCCGACTTCCCTCGCATCGCATCGTTTGAAACGCCGGTTGAAATCACTCGCTGGCATTTCAATCGCGGACGACGGGGACGAACCACCTCCAACGTGACCGATGGCGAGTTCGCATTGAGGTGGTCGCCGAAGGACGCACCGCACCCCGCGATGACGTTGTTAGAGGTCGCCTCGGATTGGTCGGATGTCGAAACATTGGAGCTGGACATCGTCCTGATCACGAAAGTGACCGCGACCGATGCCGATCAGCAGGTGGCCTCCGATCCGGTGGCATCTGGGCCGGTGGCATCTGGACCGGTTGGGGACGATCCGGCACCGTCTGATCCTATTGCCGCGGATCCAGCAACCTCGAGTCCGGCAGCACCCGATCGAACTTGGGAAGTGATCGTAAAAGTCATCGATGAAGGTCATGAAGACTACCACGATGATGTTGCAAAACACTATGTGACGCTCCGATCAGGCGAACCTCAGCACGTGATCTTCCCTCGTCAATCCATGATCGACGGACCGAAACATCGTCAGCTGGACATGACACGTATCAAAATGGTGAGCCTGTTGATCTCCGAGCCCGGTCCTGGGGTCGAACTCAACGTGGATCACCTGCACGCGACCTTGAAACCGTCCGGCGATCAACCAACACCATAA
- a CDS encoding STAS domain-containing protein, producing the protein MSAITEQMQGEVLIVGFTDNALRDAQRIEVVGREMQEIVPQAIHKKMLIDFSGLAFMSSAMINKLILLNKSCKAQGVALKFCNVSPLVMEVFRIVNLGKLIDIQGDQEVAVASFDKKGWFGGKK; encoded by the coding sequence ATGTCAGCCATCACCGAGCAAATGCAGGGTGAAGTATTGATCGTTGGATTCACCGACAATGCCCTTCGCGACGCCCAACGGATTGAGGTTGTCGGCCGCGAAATGCAAGAAATCGTGCCCCAGGCGATTCACAAAAAAATGCTGATCGATTTCTCCGGGTTGGCTTTCATGTCGTCGGCGATGATCAACAAATTGATTTTGCTGAACAAAAGTTGCAAAGCCCAAGGCGTCGCACTGAAGTTTTGCAACGTGTCGCCCTTGGTGATGGAAGTCTTCCGCATTGTGAACCTGGGCAAATTGATCGACATCCAAGGCGATCAAGAAGTTGCCGTGGCGAGCTTTGACAAAAAGGGCTGGTTCGGCGGCAAGAAATGA
- a CDS encoding FliH/SctL family protein yields MAWILKHNADSKKDPAAARPDLSNLAATDSQSVTRAGVSTRVPADQVDRVQVTSADLVGKQPGGMSGLAGFNLSDLAEKGREELRQAREQVAQLLADAEKQAAEMKQAAEARGYEDGVKKASEDIEKKITQLAEAKTKSQLQALQLASTKMHAQYDQWMQQYAEVLTETAIAATERMVRANLNELPVPASLAEAGYNESPHQQHLLVRWASEALHSTRSAGRLVLAVHPDMLAELGQRFDELLASPDLPEESCVIPDETLPVGEVVVRQEGGEIRAGLQSQLERLREEIL; encoded by the coding sequence ATGGCTTGGATTCTGAAACACAACGCTGATTCAAAGAAAGACCCCGCCGCTGCCCGTCCTGACTTATCGAATCTGGCCGCGACCGATTCACAATCCGTCACACGGGCCGGTGTTTCAACACGAGTCCCCGCGGACCAAGTCGATCGAGTTCAAGTGACCAGCGCCGATCTTGTCGGCAAACAACCCGGCGGCATGTCAGGTTTGGCTGGATTCAACCTCAGCGATCTTGCGGAAAAAGGCCGTGAAGAACTCCGTCAGGCCCGCGAACAAGTCGCTCAGTTGTTGGCCGATGCGGAAAAACAAGCGGCCGAAATGAAGCAGGCTGCGGAAGCTCGCGGATATGAAGACGGCGTCAAAAAGGCGTCCGAAGACATCGAAAAGAAGATCACGCAATTAGCGGAGGCCAAAACCAAATCGCAACTGCAGGCTCTTCAACTGGCCAGCACCAAAATGCATGCCCAGTATGATCAGTGGATGCAACAGTACGCCGAAGTGCTGACTGAAACCGCGATCGCGGCGACCGAGCGAATGGTACGAGCCAACTTGAACGAGTTGCCCGTCCCAGCGTCTCTCGCCGAAGCCGGTTACAACGAAAGCCCCCATCAACAACATCTCTTGGTTCGTTGGGCCAGCGAAGCGTTGCACAGCACTCGTTCGGCGGGGCGATTGGTTCTAGCCGTTCACCCGGACATGTTGGCGGAACTCGGACAACGGTTTGACGAGCTATTGGCCAGCCCTGATCTGCCGGAAGAATCCTGCGTGATCCCGGATGAAACGCTTCCCGTTGGCGAAGTCGTTGTCCGGCAAGAGGGCGGTGAGATCCGCGCCGGACTGCAATCTCAACTCGAACGACTGCGTGAGGAGATTCTATGA
- a CDS encoding flagellar hook assembly protein FlgD codes for MSAASTGTSTSAAAGFTSSERSAQISESANEGYNSLDVDSFLKLLINELQNQDPLDPVDNAQMVQQIGQIREIGATDQLTNTLSDLSNSQQLVTASGLIGRTVSGLADDQSNTTGVVDKITVETNDDNQARSVKVHVGQKTMEIENIRQIQTE; via the coding sequence ATGTCTGCTGCTAGTACCGGTACCAGCACCTCCGCCGCCGCGGGTTTCACCTCCAGCGAACGGTCCGCCCAAATCAGCGAAAGTGCCAACGAGGGCTACAACTCGTTGGATGTCGACAGTTTCTTGAAGTTGCTGATCAACGAATTGCAGAACCAGGACCCGCTGGATCCGGTCGACAACGCCCAAATGGTCCAACAAATCGGCCAGATTCGCGAAATCGGGGCGACGGATCAATTGACCAACACCTTGAGCGATCTGTCCAACAGCCAACAACTGGTGACCGCCAGCGGGCTGATCGGACGCACCGTTTCAGGACTGGCGGACGATCAGTCCAACACAACGGGTGTGGTCGACAAGATCACGGTTGAAACAAATGACGACAACCAAGCACGTTCGGTCAAAGTTCACGTGGGTCAGAAGACGATGGAGATAGAGAATATCCGTCAAATTCAAACTGAGTAA
- a CDS encoding flagellar hook-basal body complex protein gives MGLQSALTTALTGLSAAETQIDVIGNNLANAQTVGFKSSDAVFATQFLQTLSLGAGPSANNGGTNPRQIGLGVQVAEIAANHNQGTIEISSSSSDLAIQGDGFFQVQAADGEKLYTRNGIFKLNSDAELVNATGQRLLGYGIDEQFRLQTDSLVPLSVPLGTKTVAKATENVSFEGTLTPEGDVATAGQVIESLHLGDSQVPRPDASGVSIESSPIADHTSVTGTVGAGSLPAGTYQYKFALVDASGNESAPSAARAFTVGANGNVDLGNLPQDPLGGDFPTVNIYRTGPNGTEFEYLASAAAGGTFNDDGSTALSGTPINEDTLTGNYTYMVTYYSSGDPESRPSSFLGPKSVVDGRITLSDFPTPPTPPAGGGFPAYDSIRIYRNLAGDQNNFYLVGEVAPGDTFTDSATDAEISDLTDPGNQLLDMDGPAVNSNTLLTDVLRRDGLTYEQVFSEGTLSYTGRKGGANLGTKELEITSTSTMQDLLDFISDASGIQTLQVDSSNPIPRSDNNITGESGDLVAGAYIQDGKIRLVSNNGEANAVDIELSAFRLTDELGQISTPNLAFGTLQEAIGQSASSDFVVYDSLGVPINVRVSATLESRTDQATIYRWYADSPDNSVSGSTDITVGTGLIQFDGNGNFVTATEETISINRQGLPSVSPMQFEMDFSLVSGLATDEATLAATQQDGSEPGVLNSFIVGEDGTIRGVFSNGISRDLGQLQLARFANPAGLEARGLNLYAEGVNTGLPVTGQPGENGIGTVIGGALELSNTDIGKDLVELVLASTQYRGNSRVITTTQQLIDELLNLRR, from the coding sequence ATGGGACTTCAATCAGCCCTGACGACTGCCCTGACCGGACTGAGTGCTGCTGAAACACAGATCGATGTGATCGGCAACAACTTGGCCAACGCGCAGACGGTCGGTTTCAAATCGTCCGACGCGGTCTTCGCCACACAGTTCCTTCAAACGCTGTCGCTCGGTGCTGGCCCCTCGGCCAACAACGGTGGTACCAACCCTCGACAGATCGGTTTGGGTGTTCAAGTCGCGGAAATCGCGGCCAACCACAACCAGGGCACGATCGAGATCAGCAGCAGCAGCAGCGACCTCGCGATCCAAGGCGATGGATTCTTCCAAGTGCAGGCCGCCGACGGCGAAAAACTGTACACACGAAACGGTATCTTCAAGCTCAACAGTGACGCGGAACTCGTCAATGCGACGGGGCAGCGATTGCTCGGCTACGGCATCGACGAACAATTCCGTCTGCAAACTGATTCGCTGGTCCCATTGTCGGTTCCCCTGGGAACCAAAACGGTTGCCAAGGCGACCGAAAACGTTTCCTTCGAAGGCACGCTGACTCCCGAAGGCGATGTCGCGACCGCAGGACAGGTCATCGAAAGTCTTCACCTGGGTGACAGCCAAGTCCCACGTCCCGACGCCAGTGGTGTGTCCATTGAATCGTCTCCGATCGCCGATCATACGTCGGTCACGGGAACCGTCGGTGCCGGTTCGCTGCCGGCGGGAACGTACCAGTACAAGTTTGCTTTGGTCGATGCGAGCGGCAACGAATCCGCACCGAGTGCCGCGCGAGCATTCACGGTGGGTGCCAATGGCAACGTCGATCTGGGCAACCTGCCTCAGGACCCGTTGGGTGGCGATTTCCCAACCGTCAACATCTACCGCACAGGCCCCAACGGAACCGAGTTTGAATACCTCGCTTCAGCAGCTGCCGGCGGCACGTTCAACGATGATGGCTCGACGGCTCTATCCGGTACACCGATCAACGAAGACACGTTGACGGGTAACTACACCTACATGGTGACCTACTACAGCTCCGGCGACCCGGAAAGCCGTCCGAGTTCGTTCTTGGGTCCAAAGAGTGTCGTCGATGGTCGTATCACGCTCAGCGATTTCCCGACCCCTCCGACGCCTCCGGCCGGTGGTGGTTTTCCCGCGTATGATTCGATTCGAATTTATCGCAACCTTGCTGGTGACCAGAACAACTTCTATCTCGTCGGCGAAGTGGCACCCGGTGATACCTTCACCGACTCGGCAACGGACGCAGAAATTTCGGATCTGACCGATCCTGGCAATCAACTGCTGGACATGGATGGCCCCGCCGTCAATTCCAACACTTTGCTGACGGACGTGCTGCGTCGCGATGGCTTGACTTACGAACAAGTCTTCAGCGAGGGCACGTTGAGCTACACCGGGCGAAAAGGTGGTGCCAACCTGGGAACCAAGGAACTGGAGATCACCTCAACCAGCACCATGCAAGACTTGCTGGACTTCATCTCCGATGCCTCCGGGATTCAAACTCTACAGGTCGATTCGTCCAACCCGATCCCTCGTTCTGATAACAACATCACGGGCGAATCCGGCGACTTGGTGGCGGGTGCTTACATCCAAGACGGCAAGATTCGATTGGTATCCAACAACGGTGAGGCCAACGCGGTTGATATTGAACTCTCGGCGTTCCGCTTGACAGACGAACTGGGTCAGATTTCGACTCCCAACTTGGCCTTTGGAACGCTGCAAGAAGCGATCGGACAAAGTGCATCGAGTGACTTCGTCGTTTACGATTCACTCGGCGTGCCGATCAATGTTCGTGTATCAGCGACGCTGGAAAGCCGCACCGACCAAGCCACCATCTATCGTTGGTATGCCGATAGCCCTGACAACTCAGTCTCAGGCAGCACCGACATCACGGTGGGCACAGGCTTGATTCAGTTCGATGGAAATGGCAACTTCGTGACCGCGACGGAAGAAACGATTTCGATCAACCGTCAGGGCTTGCCCAGCGTTTCGCCGATGCAGTTTGAGATGGACTTCTCGCTCGTTTCCGGTTTGGCGACCGATGAAGCGACACTGGCGGCAACTCAGCAAGACGGTAGTGAACCCGGCGTGTTGAACAGCTTCATCGTCGGTGAAGACGGAACGATTCGCGGTGTCTTCAGCAACGGTATTTCGCGCGACTTGGGTCAATTGCAATTGGCTCGTTTCGCAAACCCCGCCGGTTTGGAAGCTCGGGGTTTGAACCTGTACGCCGAAGGCGTGAACACCGGTTTGCCCGTCACCGGTCAGCCTGGCGAAAACGGCATCGGCACGGTGATTGGCGGTGCACTGGAATTGTCCAACACGGACATCGGCAAGGACTTGGTCGAACTCGTTCTCGCCAGTACACAGTACCGAGGAAACAGCCGAGTGATCACGACCACCCAGCAGCTCATCGACGAACTGCTCAACCTGCGACGATAG
- a CDS encoding 3-deoxy-7-phosphoheptulonate synthase, which produces MIRTDDLRIGAIKNLMSPSELLSEIPASDAISQTVADGRTAIQNVLQQKDDRLLVVVGPCSIHDPDSARQYAEKLAVEQKKHADELLIVMRVYFEKPRTTVGWKGLINDPKLDDSFEINHGLRTARRLLSDINAMGLPTGTEFLDLISPQYVADLVGWGAIGARTTESQGHRELASGLSCPVGFKNGTSGNVQIAVDAICSARRPHHFLSVTKEGTSAIFATTGNPDCHIILRGGKHTNYDAASIDMASGLLEKADLPARIMIDCSHANSRKIFKRQSYVCRDICAQVSDGDQRIMGVMIESNLLEGNQKLSDSPLVQGLSVTDACIGWETTEQLFSDLGKSVAARRKVG; this is translated from the coding sequence ATGATCCGCACCGATGACCTTCGTATCGGCGCCATCAAAAATCTGATGTCCCCCAGTGAATTGCTATCCGAAATTCCGGCCAGCGATGCGATTTCACAGACGGTCGCTGACGGTCGAACCGCGATCCAAAACGTGCTTCAGCAGAAGGACGACCGTTTGCTCGTCGTCGTCGGGCCGTGTTCGATTCACGATCCGGATTCCGCTCGTCAGTACGCGGAGAAGTTGGCGGTCGAGCAAAAAAAGCACGCCGATGAGCTGTTGATCGTCATGCGGGTTTACTTCGAAAAACCTCGAACAACGGTTGGCTGGAAGGGTCTGATCAACGACCCCAAACTTGACGACAGCTTCGAAATCAATCACGGATTGCGAACCGCTCGGCGTTTGCTCAGCGACATCAACGCGATGGGACTGCCGACCGGAACCGAGTTTTTGGATTTGATCAGCCCGCAGTATGTGGCTGACTTGGTCGGGTGGGGTGCCATCGGAGCACGCACGACCGAAAGCCAAGGTCACCGCGAATTGGCGTCGGGGCTGTCTTGCCCGGTCGGCTTCAAAAATGGAACCAGCGGCAACGTTCAGATCGCTGTCGATGCGATTTGCTCCGCACGTCGACCACACCACTTCCTATCCGTCACGAAGGAAGGAACCTCGGCGATCTTCGCAACAACCGGAAACCCGGACTGCCACATCATTCTGCGTGGCGGAAAGCACACCAACTACGATGCCGCCAGCATCGATATGGCATCGGGATTGCTCGAGAAAGCGGACCTGCCAGCACGAATCATGATCGATTGCAGCCACGCGAACAGCCGCAAGATTTTCAAACGTCAATCGTACGTTTGCCGGGACATCTGTGCCCAAGTATCCGATGGCGACCAACGCATCATGGGCGTGATGATCGAAAGCAATCTGCTCGAGGGCAACCAAAAACTCAGCGATTCGCCGCTTGTTCAGGGTCTCAGCGTCACCGATGCGTGTATCGGTTGGGAAACCACCGAGCAACTCTTCAGCGACCTGGGAAAATCCGTCGCCGCACGCCGTAAAGTCGGCTGA
- a CDS encoding HlyD family efflux transporter periplasmic adaptor subunit, with protein MNSATGNPSSQSLVDQARQEITQIVREVAAASHEPRKRAEYFRFLADRVLRAMAGHGVVIWTRPLQGDSTAGDYVVEHRLGRVTDSALVDEAELVHQCLLAEVATEGVPVVVPPTPGADQIDVPANPMPYPAAIVPIRIDPSTSLPEGLIEVFLDEGGTAASQRGALRFLAQMSDLAGEFLRMRRLKKLSQLLDATDRVDAAVERLHRMTSTAMIQAAWVDAAAELLRLPRVALCRVDTTQPRIVAVSHVDRIDQHSEAAKAIRLATGHSLLPQHGLWFADCQDAPSPSDSDDAESTPADSETVRSASEPSWVVAAHPDSHWRLVGFTSDETEHLSEEVYWGTLNRLLVGGASAWTAARRIESVPGGRWFSRLLVEPDSTSTDAVRNVSVSSRIRRRRANRSRIRKAATWFAAMVVIGILVCLPMPSLVPVTGVIRPVELDTYHAASDAVVDSLHVDHGQMVRRGDLLATLTSSDLQEQETSLLGRQAVLMRQQEQVNQTLMSRPSAQSNSESIHDGREVEEEIESIRRQLEIIRESKDRLVLRALRDGRVDAWRLQERLANRPLRRGDDVLSVIAEDTAWVVDARVPQTRLQTVDNALQSETLTADVGTAWSSKMNLVATAERFGPIVPDPTDGTPSVVMRLSLDQPPKLGDQPLAEMPARVTLHCGHTPVGWFFVQDVVHWCQVQWGGYF; from the coding sequence ATGAATTCCGCGACAGGCAATCCGTCATCTCAATCGCTGGTCGACCAAGCCCGACAGGAAATCACACAGATTGTTCGCGAGGTCGCTGCGGCGTCGCACGAACCTCGCAAACGAGCCGAGTACTTTCGGTTTCTTGCCGATCGCGTTCTACGTGCGATGGCAGGTCATGGCGTGGTCATTTGGACCCGTCCATTGCAAGGAGACTCCACCGCCGGGGACTATGTGGTCGAGCATCGTCTCGGTCGTGTGACTGATTCTGCATTGGTGGATGAGGCGGAACTGGTTCACCAATGTTTGTTGGCGGAAGTTGCGACCGAAGGCGTCCCCGTTGTGGTGCCGCCCACACCGGGAGCGGACCAGATCGACGTTCCCGCCAATCCAATGCCCTACCCAGCGGCAATTGTTCCAATTCGAATCGACCCGTCGACATCGTTACCGGAAGGGCTGATTGAAGTCTTCCTGGACGAAGGCGGAACCGCGGCAAGTCAACGCGGCGCTCTTCGCTTTCTTGCTCAAATGTCGGATCTAGCGGGTGAGTTCCTGCGGATGCGTCGGCTGAAAAAGCTCAGCCAGTTGCTCGATGCAACCGACCGTGTCGATGCCGCCGTTGAGCGTTTGCATCGAATGACCTCAACGGCGATGATCCAGGCCGCTTGGGTCGATGCCGCGGCCGAGTTGTTGCGACTGCCTCGTGTTGCCTTGTGCCGAGTTGATACGACGCAGCCACGAATCGTTGCGGTCAGTCACGTTGACCGCATTGATCAACACAGCGAAGCTGCCAAAGCAATCCGATTGGCAACGGGGCACAGTTTGCTTCCGCAACATGGGTTGTGGTTTGCCGATTGCCAAGATGCACCCTCACCGTCGGATTCGGACGACGCGGAATCTACGCCGGCTGATTCAGAAACGGTGCGTTCCGCCAGCGAACCATCTTGGGTGGTTGCGGCTCATCCCGATTCGCATTGGCGACTGGTTGGATTCACGTCGGATGAAACGGAGCACTTGTCCGAAGAAGTCTACTGGGGCACGTTGAATCGTTTGCTCGTCGGAGGGGCTTCCGCGTGGACGGCCGCACGCCGCATCGAATCCGTTCCGGGTGGACGATGGTTCTCACGCTTGCTCGTTGAGCCCGATTCCACATCCACTGATGCGGTTCGAAACGTCAGCGTCTCATCTCGCATTCGGCGTCGGCGTGCGAATCGTTCTCGCATTCGAAAAGCTGCCACTTGGTTTGCTGCGATGGTTGTCATCGGCATTTTGGTTTGCCTGCCGATGCCAAGCTTGGTGCCGGTCACCGGAGTGATTCGCCCAGTTGAGTTGGACACGTATCACGCCGCCAGCGACGCGGTCGTGGATTCATTGCATGTGGATCATGGCCAGATGGTACGTCGAGGCGATCTTTTGGCGACGCTGACGTCATCGGACTTGCAAGAGCAGGAAACCAGTTTGCTCGGCCGGCAAGCCGTGTTGATGCGACAGCAAGAACAAGTCAACCAAACGTTGATGTCACGTCCGTCCGCTCAATCCAATTCAGAATCGATTCATGACGGCCGCGAAGTCGAAGAAGAAATCGAATCGATCCGCCGGCAACTCGAAATCATTCGCGAATCCAAGGATCGCCTGGTCTTGCGAGCCCTTCGCGACGGGCGTGTGGATGCGTGGCGATTGCAGGAACGTTTGGCCAATCGTCCGCTACGTCGTGGGGATGATGTCCTGAGTGTGATTGCGGAAGACACGGCCTGGGTCGTGGATGCTCGCGTTCCACAAACCCGATTGCAGACGGTCGACAATGCATTGCAGTCCGAGACATTGACCGCCGATGTCGGAACGGCTTGGTCCAGTAAGATGAATCTCGTCGCCACCGCGGAGCGTTTTGGTCCCATCGTGCCCGATCCAACGGATGGGACGCCATCGGTGGTGATGCGATTGAGTTTGGACCAACCACCCAAGCTAGGTGATCAACCGCTCGCTGAGATGCCCGCTCGTGTCACCCTGCATTGCGGGCACACCCCCGTGGGATGGTTCTTCGTCCAGGACGTTGTGCATTGGTGCCAAGTCCAATGGGGAGGCTATTTTTAA